In Leucobacter insecticola, one DNA window encodes the following:
- a CDS encoding DUF2510 domain-containing protein → MTHSPAPGWYPDSNGSSRYWDGVAWTKHTAAAPHAAPVAAYAPATAPQYAAQSNAVAPYVPAATQIAHSDPNLAYQQHLAYMAATRITVSPPRTGDSNGLATAGFILGLVSFVFMPIVLIPFLGLLFYGALSITGLVLSIMGIVRSNVTGTGLGLAIAGLVLSVL, encoded by the coding sequence ATGACTCACTCTCCCGCGCCGGGATGGTACCCCGATTCCAACGGCAGTTCACGCTACTGGGACGGTGTCGCCTGGACCAAGCACACTGCTGCTGCACCGCACGCAGCACCCGTCGCGGCATACGCCCCCGCCACGGCCCCGCAATATGCCGCGCAGTCGAACGCGGTCGCTCCCTATGTCCCGGCGGCGACTCAGATAGCGCACAGCGATCCAAATCTCGCGTATCAGCAGCACCTGGCGTATATGGCGGCCACTCGAATCACCGTGTCCCCGCCGCGCACAGGCGACAGCAACGGCCTCGCCACGGCAGGGTTTATTCTCGGGCTCGTGTCATTCGTGTTCATGCCGATCGTCCTCATCCCCTTTCTCGGCCTGCTTTTCTACGGGGCGCTTTCGATCACAGGGCTCGTGCTCTCGATCATGGGAATTGTTCGTTCGAATGTGACCGGCACCGGGCTTGGGCTGGCGATCGCCGGCCTCGTGCTGTCAGTTCTCTGA
- a CDS encoding ornithine cyclodeaminase family protein encodes MSSIPYFDAAAVRSALPFGQAIHAIEESLRAGLDPEIDAPRIFSPAPDGEFLLMPAQGEQFSGLKALTVAPENPARGLPKIQGLYILIDSDTLSPVAIFEGASLTAIRTPAVTITAVKQLAAAASPANRLPDEPRVLVFGAGVQAEGHVLAMQSAFPGAQFQLSGRSPERVSALVNSLTESTRGLSIRAVSGPVNEALNDANVILCTTSSDTPIFHGSSVASNAIVAAVGTHGRNRREVDDALVRRADVLVEGRRSAARENGNLSTALSPADWEGRNAPKNLREAVLGGFRRRDGHPAFYSGVGMSWQDLVCATEIWRLTAVR; translated from the coding sequence GTGAGCAGTATCCCCTACTTCGACGCCGCCGCGGTTCGCAGCGCCCTGCCCTTTGGTCAGGCCATCCATGCGATCGAGGAGAGCTTGCGCGCGGGACTCGATCCCGAAATCGATGCCCCCAGGATCTTTAGTCCCGCACCGGACGGCGAATTTCTCCTCATGCCCGCCCAGGGGGAACAGTTCAGCGGCTTGAAAGCACTGACCGTCGCCCCGGAGAACCCCGCACGGGGCTTGCCAAAGATTCAGGGACTCTACATCCTCATCGATTCAGACACTCTCTCCCCCGTTGCGATCTTTGAGGGAGCAAGCCTCACCGCGATCCGGACGCCCGCGGTCACCATCACCGCGGTCAAGCAACTCGCCGCCGCGGCTTCACCCGCGAATCGGCTTCCCGACGAGCCACGCGTGCTGGTGTTCGGTGCGGGAGTGCAAGCCGAGGGCCATGTGTTGGCGATGCAGTCGGCCTTTCCCGGGGCGCAGTTTCAACTCAGCGGCCGCAGCCCGGAGCGAGTCAGCGCCCTCGTGAATTCACTCACCGAGAGTACCAGGGGGCTCAGTATTCGCGCCGTGTCGGGCCCCGTGAACGAGGCGCTGAACGATGCCAACGTGATCCTCTGTACCACCAGCTCTGACACACCGATCTTTCATGGCTCCTCGGTCGCCTCCAACGCCATCGTTGCCGCCGTTGGCACTCACGGGCGCAATCGGCGCGAGGTTGACGACGCCCTCGTCCGCCGCGCCGACGTTCTCGTCGAGGGTCGCCGCTCGGCCGCGCGAGAAAACGGGAACCTTTCGACCGCGTTGTCCCCCGCTGATTGGGAAGGCCGAAATGCGCCCAAGAATCTGCGCGAGGCCGTCCTGGGGGGCTTCCGTCGCCGAGATGGGCACCCGGCCTTCTACTCAGGCGTCGGCATGTCCTGGCAGGATCTCGTGTGCGCGACCGAGATCTGGAGGCTGACTGCCGTGCGCTAG
- a CDS encoding nuclear transport factor 2 family protein, which yields MEDEVRAAVQKYVDGCAAADPVMVRDAFDEHAVMWGYLGSDYATMSGAEFAANVIATAAPAAESYAANIHSITVTGDVAHAVLDERQFLGADFRNYFGLVRRDGTWRITSKVFTTV from the coding sequence ATGGAAGACGAAGTGAGAGCAGCGGTCCAAAAATACGTCGACGGTTGTGCTGCGGCCGACCCTGTGATGGTGCGCGATGCGTTCGATGAGCATGCTGTCATGTGGGGATACCTGGGGTCAGACTACGCGACCATGAGCGGTGCCGAATTCGCTGCGAACGTGATCGCGACGGCGGCACCCGCGGCAGAAAGCTACGCGGCAAATATCCACAGCATTACGGTGACCGGAGACGTCGCCCACGCCGTACTCGACGAGCGGCAGTTCTTAGGCGCCGACTTCCGCAATTATTTCGGGCTCGTGCGCCGGGATGGCACCTGGCGGATCACCAGCAAGGTGTTCACCACGGTCTAG